One genomic segment of Streptomyces sp. TLI_146 includes these proteins:
- a CDS encoding MerR family transcriptional regulator, which produces MRLAELSERSGVAPATIKYYLREGLLPPGHRVTATQADYDTAHLQRLKLVRALIQVGRVPVAAAKGVLAALEDDSLDHHSRLGVAVEALPNAPEPDPADPYARAARATVDALVDGLGWQYGGSDPQGSSGAYLTLLAAVTALARLGYPCSTEELAPYAAAAAQVAVTDLDLVERYDAPAEQVEAAVALTVLYEPVLLSLRRLAQAQESARRFVRP; this is translated from the coding sequence ATGAGACTGGCGGAGCTGAGCGAGCGGAGCGGGGTAGCCCCGGCGACGATCAAGTACTACCTGCGCGAGGGGCTGCTGCCGCCGGGCCACCGGGTCACCGCCACCCAGGCGGACTACGACACCGCCCACCTCCAGCGGCTCAAGCTGGTGCGCGCGCTGATCCAGGTGGGCCGGGTGCCGGTGGCCGCCGCCAAGGGGGTGCTCGCGGCCCTGGAGGACGACTCCCTGGACCACCACTCGCGGCTCGGCGTCGCCGTCGAGGCCCTGCCGAACGCGCCGGAGCCCGACCCCGCCGACCCGTACGCGCGGGCGGCGCGCGCGACGGTGGACGCGCTGGTCGACGGGCTCGGCTGGCAGTACGGCGGCTCGGACCCGCAGGGCAGCTCGGGCGCGTATCTGACGCTGCTCGCGGCGGTGACCGCGCTCGCCCGGCTCGGATATCCCTGCTCCACCGAGGAGTTGGCCCCGTACGCGGCGGCCGCCGCCCAAGTGGCGGTCACCGACCTGGACTTGGTGGAGCGCTACGACGCCCCGGCCGAACAGGTCGAGGCGGCGGTGGCGTTGACCGTCCTGTACGAGCCGGTGCTGCTGAGTCTGCGGCGGCTGGCCCAGGCGCAGGAGTCGGCGCGGCGGTTCGTCAGGCCGTGA
- the ndgR gene encoding IclR family transcriptional regulator NdgR, which translates to MDNSSGVGVLDKAALVLSALESGPATLAGLVAATGLARPTAHRLAVALEHHRMVARDMQGRFILGPRLAELAAAAGEDRLLATAGPVLTHLRDVTGESAQLYRRQGDMRICVAAAERLSGLRDTVPVGSTLTMKAGSSAQILMAWEEPERLHRGLQGARFTATALSGVRRRGWAQSIGEREPGVASVSAPVRGPSNRVVAAVSVSGPIERLTRHPGRMHAQAVIDAAARLSEALRRNG; encoded by the coding sequence ATGGACAACTCTAGCGGCGTCGGCGTTCTCGACAAGGCGGCTCTCGTCCTGAGCGCCCTGGAGTCCGGTCCGGCCACCCTCGCGGGGTTGGTCGCGGCCACCGGGCTCGCACGACCCACGGCACACCGTCTTGCCGTGGCACTGGAACACCACCGGATGGTGGCGAGGGACATGCAGGGCCGGTTCATCCTCGGCCCGCGGCTCGCGGAGCTCGCGGCCGCGGCCGGCGAGGACCGTCTGCTGGCCACGGCGGGTCCCGTGCTCACGCATCTGCGCGACGTGACGGGCGAGAGCGCCCAGCTCTACCGTCGCCAGGGCGACATGCGGATCTGTGTGGCGGCGGCCGAGCGGCTGTCCGGACTGCGGGACACCGTGCCGGTCGGCTCGACCCTGACGATGAAGGCGGGCTCCTCCGCCCAGATCCTGATGGCCTGGGAGGAGCCGGAGCGCCTGCACCGGGGCCTGCAGGGCGCCCGCTTCACGGCGACGGCCCTGTCGGGCGTACGGCGCCGGGGCTGGGCCCAGTCGATCGGCGAGCGCGAGCCGGGCGTGGCCTCGGTCTCGGCGCCGGTGCGCGGGCCGTCCAACCGCGTGGTGGCGGCCGTCTCGGTCTCCGGACCGATCGAGCGCCTCACCCGCCATCCCGGCCGGATGCACGCCCAGGCGGTCATCGACGCCGCCGCCCGCCTCTCGGAGGCCCTGCGCCGCAACGGCTAG
- a CDS encoding DUF742 domain-containing protein — protein MTPPPASHDSYGALHDAHYDSEGDQPLVRPYAMTGGRTRPRYQLAIEALVSTTADPAHLATLLPEHQRICHLCREVKSVAEVSALLQMPLGVARILVADLAEAGMVAIHQPGNGEAGGTPDVTLLERVLSGLRKL, from the coding sequence ATGACCCCGCCACCCGCCTCACACGATTCGTACGGCGCTCTGCACGACGCGCACTACGACAGTGAAGGCGACCAGCCGCTGGTCCGCCCGTACGCCATGACGGGCGGCCGGACCCGGCCGCGCTACCAGCTCGCCATCGAGGCCCTGGTCAGCACGACCGCGGACCCGGCGCACCTGGCCACGCTGCTCCCGGAGCACCAGCGGATCTGCCACCTGTGCCGCGAGGTGAAGTCGGTGGCGGAGGTCTCGGCGCTGCTGCAGATGCCGCTCGGCGTGGCCCGGATTCTTGTCGCCGACCTGGCGGAGGCCGGCATGGTGGCGATCCACCAGCCGGGCAATGGAGAGGCCGGCGGCACGCCGGATGTGACGCTGCTCGAAAGGGTGCTCAGTGGACTTCGCAAGCTCTAG
- a CDS encoding DUF4188 domain-containing protein: protein MSEKPIEGRMTAAAEGDMVVFLIGMRINRFRALRSWLPVTAAMPRMLKELVKDEDSGLLGFQPVLAGPRTLAVVQYWESKEKLLAYASAQGKEHRPAWAAFNRRARGAKGAVGIWHETYVVPAGSHESVYVGMPAFGLGKATGVVPVGRRGDRAADRLKAA, encoded by the coding sequence ATGAGCGAGAAGCCGATCGAAGGACGTATGACCGCCGCCGCCGAGGGGGACATGGTGGTCTTCCTCATCGGGATGCGCATCAACCGCTTCCGCGCGCTGCGCAGTTGGCTGCCGGTCACGGCCGCGATGCCCCGGATGCTGAAGGAGCTCGTCAAGGACGAGGACAGCGGGCTGCTCGGCTTCCAGCCCGTGCTGGCCGGGCCGCGCACCCTGGCGGTGGTGCAGTACTGGGAGTCCAAGGAGAAGCTCCTGGCGTACGCGTCGGCGCAGGGCAAGGAGCACCGCCCGGCCTGGGCGGCCTTCAACCGCCGGGCGCGGGGCGCGAAGGGGGCGGTGGGCATCTGGCACGAGACGTACGTGGTCCCCGCGGGCTCGCACGAGTCGGTCTACGTCGGCATGCCGGCGTTCGGCCTCGGCAAGGCGACGGGTGTGGTGCCGGTGGGGCGCCGGGGGGACCGGGCGGCGGACCGCTTGAAGGCGGCGTAG
- a CDS encoding HAD family hydrolase, with translation MTVRAVLWDLDDTLFDYASAARRGMHVHLEAEGLPDAYASMEQALTTWDELTAYHWARFAAGETDWQGQRRDRVRAFLGAELSDPDAEAWFERHLAHYEAAWSLFPDTVPVLDRLADGYRHAVLSNSSLHHQERKLQVLGVRDRFEAVVCAAELGISKPDAGAFHAACEALGLAPGEVAYVGDQPDIDARGAGEAGLLGIWLDRHQVGGRPELIRITGLEELPPLLRRDTRFGAPDTFG, from the coding sequence ATGACCGTCCGCGCCGTCCTCTGGGACCTAGACGACACCCTCTTCGACTACGCCTCGGCCGCCCGCAGGGGCATGCACGTGCATCTGGAGGCCGAGGGGCTGCCCGACGCGTACGCGTCGATGGAGCAGGCGCTCACGACCTGGGACGAGCTCACCGCGTACCACTGGGCGCGGTTCGCCGCGGGGGAGACCGACTGGCAGGGGCAGCGGCGCGACCGGGTGCGCGCGTTCCTGGGGGCCGAGCTGAGCGACCCCGACGCCGAGGCGTGGTTCGAGCGGCACCTGGCCCACTACGAGGCCGCCTGGTCGCTCTTCCCGGACACCGTGCCCGTCCTCGACCGGCTCGCCGACGGCTACCGGCACGCCGTCCTCTCCAACTCCTCCCTCCACCACCAGGAGCGCAAACTGCAGGTCCTGGGCGTACGGGACCGGTTCGAGGCCGTGGTGTGCGCGGCCGAGCTGGGGATCTCCAAGCCCGACGCCGGGGCCTTCCACGCGGCCTGCGAGGCGCTGGGCCTGGCGCCGGGGGAGGTCGCGTACGTGGGCGACCAGCCCGACATCGACGCGCGCGGGGCGGGCGAGGCGGGGCTCCTGGGGATCTGGCTGGACCGCCACCAGGTGGGCGGGCGGCCCGAACTGATCCGGATCACGGGCCTGGAGGAGCTCCCGCCCCTGCTGCGCCGCGATACCCGTTTTGGAGCGCCGGACACCTTCGGGTAA
- the gltX gene encoding glutamate--tRNA ligase yields the protein MASASGSPVRVRFCPSPTGNPHVGLVRTALFNWAFARHNQGTMVFRIEDTDAARDSEESYNQLLDSLRWLGLDWDEGPEVGGPHAPYRQSQRMDIYQDVAEKLLAGGYAYHCYCTTEELDERRDAARAAGRPSGYDGHCRDLSAEQKAAYEAEGRTAIVRFRMPDEPITFTDLVRGELTFTPDNVPDYGIVRANGAPLYTLVNPVDDALMEITHVLRGEDLLSSTPRQIALYKALIELGVAKGTPAFGHLPYVMGEGNKKLSKRDPQASLNIYRERGFLPEGLLNYLSLLGWSFSADQDVFSISDMIAKFDVADVNANPARFDLKKAESINGDHIRLLDVKAFTAACEPWLTAPHANWAPEDFDRAAWEAIAPHAQTRVTVLSDITANVDFLFLKEPVEDEASWAKAMKEGSDALLRTAREKLESADWSSPESLKEAVLAAGEAHGLKLGKAQAPVRVAVTGRTVGLPLFESLEILGKEKTLARIDAALAKLAA from the coding sequence GTGGCTAGCGCATCCGGCTCTCCCGTACGCGTCCGTTTCTGTCCCTCCCCGACCGGCAACCCGCACGTCGGCCTGGTCCGCACCGCCCTGTTCAACTGGGCCTTCGCCCGGCACAACCAGGGCACCATGGTCTTCCGCATCGAGGACACCGACGCGGCCCGCGACTCCGAGGAGTCGTACAACCAGCTGCTCGACTCGCTGCGCTGGCTGGGCCTCGACTGGGACGAGGGCCCGGAGGTCGGCGGCCCGCACGCGCCCTACCGCCAGTCCCAGCGGATGGACATCTACCAGGACGTGGCCGAGAAGCTGCTCGCGGGCGGCTACGCGTACCACTGCTACTGCACCACCGAGGAGCTCGACGAGCGCCGCGACGCGGCCCGCGCCGCCGGCCGGCCGTCCGGCTACGACGGCCACTGCCGCGACCTGAGCGCCGAGCAGAAGGCGGCGTACGAGGCGGAGGGCCGCACGGCCATCGTCCGCTTCCGGATGCCCGACGAGCCGATCACCTTCACGGACCTGGTCCGCGGCGAGCTGACCTTCACCCCGGACAACGTGCCGGACTACGGCATCGTGCGCGCCAACGGCGCCCCGCTGTACACGCTGGTGAACCCCGTCGACGACGCCCTGATGGAGATCACCCACGTCCTGCGCGGCGAGGACCTGCTCTCCTCCACCCCGCGCCAGATCGCGCTCTACAAGGCGCTGATCGAGCTGGGCGTGGCCAAGGGGACCCCGGCCTTCGGCCACCTCCCGTACGTCATGGGCGAGGGCAACAAGAAGCTCTCCAAGCGCGACCCGCAGGCCTCCCTGAACATCTACCGGGAGCGCGGCTTCCTCCCGGAGGGCCTGCTCAACTACCTCTCGCTCCTCGGCTGGTCCTTCTCGGCCGACCAGGACGTCTTCTCGATCTCCGACATGATCGCGAAGTTCGACGTCGCCGACGTCAACGCCAACCCGGCCCGCTTCGATCTGAAGAAGGCCGAGTCGATCAACGGGGACCACATCCGCCTGCTCGACGTGAAGGCGTTCACGGCCGCCTGCGAGCCGTGGCTGACCGCCCCGCACGCCAACTGGGCGCCCGAGGACTTCGACCGCGCCGCCTGGGAGGCCATCGCGCCGCACGCCCAGACCCGGGTCACGGTCCTCTCGGACATCACGGCCAACGTCGACTTCCTCTTCCTGAAGGAGCCGGTCGAGGACGAGGCGTCCTGGGCGAAGGCGATGAAGGAGGGCTCGGACGCGCTGCTGCGCACGGCCCGCGAGAAGCTGGAGTCGGCCGACTGGTCGTCCCCGGAGTCCCTCAAGGAGGCCGTCCTGGCCGCCGGCGAGGCGCACGGCCTCAAGCTCGGCAAGGCCCAGGCCCCGGTCCGCGTCGCCGTCACCGGCCGCACGGTGGGCCTGCCGCTCTTCGAGTCCCTGGAGATCCTGGGCAAGGAGAAGACGCTGGCCCGCATCGACGCGGCGCTCGCGAAGCTCGCGGCATAG
- a CDS encoding roadblock/LC7 domain-containing protein: MSQAAQNLNWLITNFVDNTPGVSHTVVVSADGLLLAMSEGFPRDRADQLAAVASGLTSLTAGASRIFEGGTVAQTVVEMERGFLFLMSVSDGSSLAVLAHPECDIGLVGYEMALLVDRAGSVLTPDLRAELQGSLLH; the protein is encoded by the coding sequence ATGAGCCAGGCGGCGCAGAATCTGAACTGGTTGATCACCAACTTCGTGGACAACACCCCCGGGGTGTCCCACACAGTGGTGGTTTCTGCCGACGGACTCCTGCTTGCCATGTCAGAAGGTTTTCCGCGGGACCGGGCCGACCAGCTCGCGGCCGTGGCGTCCGGTCTCACCTCGCTGACCGCGGGTGCGTCCCGGATCTTCGAGGGCGGGACCGTCGCCCAGACCGTGGTGGAGATGGAGCGCGGCTTCCTCTTCCTCATGTCCGTCTCCGACGGCTCCTCGCTGGCCGTGCTCGCCCACCCCGAGTGCGACATCGGCCTGGTCGGTTACGAGATGGCCCTCCTGGTCGACCGCGCGGGCTCCGTCCTCACCCCGGATCTGCGAGCCGAGCTCCAGGGGAGCCTGCTCCACTGA
- a CDS encoding nitrate- and nitrite sensing domain-containing protein has translation MQGRFKRDGSAAAEQEPHGGTGPTSVSSSPQHAQNPRATQNPSAPSPGGDDTGGPSGPTGRSAAGGEKPSAAPKPKPAVDTGSRIALRNWRISTRLVALLTLPVVAATTLGGLRINQSMNDMKQLDHMQLLTDMTKQATELAAALQEERDKSAGPLATDTGADMVQTARGTTDRVKQSFMTATQDVDNPDNDDALESIRRNVTAIAIQLQDLDNIRKSAYHGDVSDSQTVEGYSRLIRGLLSLSQDMAQATSNPEMIKRTRALAAFSSAKEYASIQRAIIAAALPATKDKSGTLAESDRLYAKSAADGERQELSSFSIVYESNHGNPEELMAPLDKGNSEITAANAYSQRVLKGGLATETKRSYLDWYDQDSNKINQMKTIEQTLLGEMEQKARELRDQSQREAILNGALILIVLGVSLVGAFVVARSMIRSLRRLQDTATRVAQDRLPELVKQLSESDPQDVDTSVESVGVHSRDEIGQVAAAFDDVHREAVRLAAEQALLRGNVNAMFTNLSRRSQGLIQRQLSLISELESREADPDQLSSLFKLDHLATRMRRNGENLLVLAGEEPGRRWTRPVPLVDVLRAAASEVEQYERIELAAVPATDVAGRVVNDLVHLLAELLENATSFSSPQTKVRVTGHALPDGRVLVEIHDTGIGLSPEDLAAINERLASPPTVDVSVSRRMGLFVVGRLSLRHGIRIQLRPSDSGGTTALVMLPVDVAQGGKKAPGKPGGPQGQGPAGPGAGRPGVTPGPGARAGLAGALGSGPAGSGGNGRLGAGAPRGAVAGGAGPRAALPPRDGGAQQPRQGQNQGGFGQGGAFGTSTPAQQPPAPRRGDRPLTPPPGAPRAELPGGAPQRPQAASWGNEQAAQDGPRGHEEAEQHTGQYPRPQLDDRQGPGSTAEFARPDFDGPPPAGQDPSSTGQFVRPDVFGAPQGAQNPSQTGQFERPGTYDRPGQNAGPGNGQNSGQSTGQYARPDFDAPRAPQPQPQQPQQPQPQQYQAPQQPRQNQQPRPAAGNLPQQQPEALPPAPNAGDGRTPLYDTLETNWFHGQQGGQNGQQPGQPAPGVQGQGNQGNQGGPQQGMRPAQPPAAAQQPPAERRPAPVQRDANGAAGNGAPGNSSWRPSPNDELVRQAERARKPAAGGVTTSGLPKRVPRANLVAGTAQQQQNQAGPQVSRAPDDVRGRLTNLRRGIQQGRQAGNGPSTGSFSMDPTHQQER, from the coding sequence GTGCAGGGACGTTTCAAGAGGGATGGCAGCGCTGCGGCGGAGCAGGAGCCGCACGGCGGGACTGGCCCCACATCAGTCAGTTCCTCGCCCCAGCACGCCCAGAACCCCCGGGCCACCCAGAATCCGTCCGCTCCTTCACCGGGCGGCGACGACACCGGCGGCCCCTCCGGCCCGACCGGCCGCTCCGCCGCGGGCGGTGAGAAGCCGTCGGCCGCGCCGAAGCCGAAGCCTGCCGTGGACACCGGGTCGCGAATAGCCCTGCGCAACTGGCGCATCTCCACCCGCCTGGTCGCGCTCCTCACCCTGCCCGTGGTCGCCGCGACCACCCTCGGCGGGCTGCGCATCAACCAGTCGATGAACGACATGAAGCAGCTCGACCACATGCAGCTGCTCACCGACATGACCAAGCAGGCCACCGAGCTGGCCGCCGCGCTCCAGGAGGAGCGCGACAAGTCGGCGGGCCCGCTGGCCACCGACACCGGCGCGGACATGGTCCAGACGGCGCGGGGCACGACCGACCGGGTCAAGCAGTCGTTCATGACGGCCACCCAGGACGTCGACAACCCGGACAACGACGACGCCCTGGAGTCGATCCGCCGCAACGTCACGGCCATCGCGATCCAGCTCCAGGACCTCGACAACATCCGCAAGAGCGCCTACCACGGCGACGTCTCGGACTCCCAGACCGTCGAGGGCTACAGCCGCCTCATCCGCGGCCTCCTCAGCCTCTCCCAGGACATGGCGCAGGCCACCTCCAACCCGGAGATGATCAAGCGCACCCGTGCGCTGGCCGCGTTCTCCTCCGCCAAGGAGTACGCCTCCATCCAGCGCGCGATCATCGCCGCCGCGCTCCCCGCGACCAAGGACAAGAGCGGCACGCTCGCCGAGTCCGACCGCCTCTACGCCAAGTCCGCGGCGGACGGCGAGCGCCAGGAGCTGTCGTCGTTCTCGATCGTCTACGAGAGCAACCACGGCAACCCCGAAGAGCTGATGGCCCCGCTCGACAAGGGCAACTCGGAGATCACCGCGGCCAACGCGTACTCCCAGCGCGTCCTCAAGGGCGGCCTCGCCACGGAGACCAAGCGCTCGTACCTCGACTGGTACGACCAGGACTCCAACAAGATCAACCAGATGAAGACGATCGAGCAGACCCTGCTCGGCGAGATGGAGCAGAAGGCCCGCGAGCTGCGCGACCAGTCGCAGCGCGAGGCGATCCTCAACGGTGCCCTGATCCTCATCGTCCTCGGCGTCTCGCTGGTCGGCGCGTTCGTCGTGGCCCGGTCCATGATCCGCTCGCTGCGGCGCCTCCAGGACACCGCCACCCGGGTCGCCCAGGACCGGCTGCCCGAGCTCGTCAAGCAGCTCTCCGAGTCCGACCCGCAGGACGTCGACACGTCCGTGGAGTCGGTCGGCGTGCACTCCCGGGACGAGATCGGCCAGGTGGCCGCGGCCTTCGACGACGTGCACCGCGAGGCCGTACGACTCGCCGCCGAGCAGGCCCTTCTGCGAGGCAACGTCAACGCGATGTTCACCAACCTCTCGCGCCGCTCGCAGGGCCTCATCCAGCGCCAGCTCTCGCTCATCTCCGAACTGGAGTCCCGCGAGGCCGACCCGGACCAGCTCTCCTCGCTCTTCAAGCTCGACCACCTCGCGACCCGTATGCGCCGGAACGGCGAGAACCTCCTCGTCCTCGCCGGTGAGGAGCCCGGCCGCCGCTGGACCCGCCCGGTCCCGCTGGTCGACGTGCTCCGCGCCGCCGCCTCCGAGGTGGAGCAGTACGAGCGCATCGAGCTGGCGGCCGTGCCCGCCACCGACGTCGCCGGCCGCGTGGTCAACGACCTCGTGCACCTGCTCGCCGAGCTCCTGGAGAACGCGACCTCCTTCTCCTCGCCGCAGACCAAGGTCCGCGTCACCGGTCACGCGCTGCCCGACGGCCGCGTCCTGGTCGAGATCCACGACACCGGCATCGGCCTCTCCCCCGAGGACCTCGCCGCGATCAACGAGCGGCTCGCGTCGCCGCCCACCGTGGACGTCTCGGTCTCGCGCCGCATGGGTCTGTTCGTGGTCGGCCGCCTGTCCCTGCGACACGGCATCCGCATCCAGCTGCGCCCCTCCGACTCCGGCGGTACGACGGCGCTCGTCATGCTGCCCGTCGACGTCGCCCAGGGCGGCAAGAAGGCCCCGGGCAAGCCCGGCGGCCCCCAGGGCCAGGGCCCGGCGGGCCCCGGTGCCGGCCGTCCCGGCGTGACCCCGGGCCCCGGTGCCCGCGCCGGTCTCGCCGGTGCGCTCGGCAGCGGCCCGGCCGGCAGCGGTGGCAACGGACGGCTCGGCGCGGGCGCCCCGCGCGGCGCGGTGGCCGGCGGAGCCGGTCCGCGTGCCGCGCTGCCCCCGCGCGACGGCGGCGCCCAGCAGCCCCGCCAGGGCCAGAACCAGGGCGGCTTCGGCCAGGGCGGCGCCTTCGGCACCAGCACCCCGGCCCAGCAGCCCCCGGCCCCGCGCCGCGGCGACCGCCCGCTGACCCCGCCGCCCGGCGCCCCGCGCGCCGAGCTGCCCGGCGGCGCCCCGCAGCGCCCGCAGGCCGCGAGCTGGGGCAACGAGCAGGCCGCGCAGGACGGCCCGCGCGGCCACGAGGAAGCCGAGCAGCACACCGGGCAGTACCCCCGGCCGCAGCTCGACGACCGGCAGGGCCCCGGCTCCACGGCCGAGTTCGCCCGCCCGGACTTCGACGGACCGCCTCCCGCCGGCCAGGACCCCTCGTCCACCGGCCAGTTCGTGCGCCCGGATGTCTTCGGCGCGCCGCAGGGTGCCCAGAACCCGTCGCAGACCGGACAGTTCGAGCGGCCCGGCACGTACGACCGGCCCGGTCAGAACGCCGGTCCCGGCAACGGTCAGAACAGCGGCCAGAGCACCGGTCAGTACGCCCGGCCGGACTTCGACGCGCCGCGCGCCCCGCAGCCGCAGCCGCAGCAGCCGCAGCAGCCGCAGCCCCAGCAGTACCAGGCGCCGCAGCAGCCCCGGCAGAACCAGCAGCCGCGTCCGGCCGCCGGGAACCTGCCGCAGCAGCAGCCCGAGGCCCTGCCGCCGGCGCCGAACGCCGGTGACGGCCGTACGCCGCTGTACGACACCCTGGAGACCAACTGGTTCCACGGGCAGCAGGGCGGTCAGAACGGCCAGCAGCCGGGACAGCCCGCACCGGGCGTCCAGGGCCAGGGCAACCAGGGCAACCAGGGCGGACCCCAGCAGGGCATGCGTCCGGCGCAGCCCCCGGCCGCGGCGCAGCAGCCGCCCGCCGAGCGCCGCCCGGCGCCCGTCCAGCGGGACGCCAACGGCGCCGCCGGCAACGGCGCACCGGGCAACAGCTCCTGGCGGCCCTCGCCCAACGACGAACTCGTCCGCCAGGCCGAGCGGGCCCGCAAGCCCGCCGCCGGCGGTGTCACCACTTCCGGTCTGCCCAAGCGGGTCCCGCGTGCCAATCTGGTCGCGGGCACCGCACAGCAGCAGCAGAACCAGGCAGGCCCCCAGGTCTCGCGTGCGCCCGACGACGTGCGCGGCCGCCTGACCAATCTCCGCCGGGGTATCCAGCAGGGGCGGCAGGCCGGAAACGGCCCGTCGACCGGCAGTTTCTCGATGGACCCCACTCACCAGCAGGAGCGATAG
- a CDS encoding ATP/GTP-binding protein gives MDFASSSSGAGRSTTSAKIVVAGGFGVGKTTFVGAVSEINPLRTEAVMTSASAGIDDLTHTGDKTTTTVAMDFGRITLDQDLILYLFGTPGQDRFWFMWDDLVRGAIGAVVLVDTRRLADCFPAVDYFENSGLPFVIALNGFDGHQPYTPDEVREALQIGPDTPIITTDARHRGDAKSALITLVEHALMARLK, from the coding sequence GTGGACTTCGCAAGCTCTAGCAGCGGAGCGGGACGGTCGACCACCTCCGCGAAGATCGTGGTGGCGGGCGGCTTCGGCGTGGGCAAGACCACGTTCGTGGGCGCCGTCTCGGAGATCAACCCGCTGCGCACCGAGGCCGTCATGACGTCCGCGTCCGCGGGCATCGACGACCTCACCCACACCGGGGACAAGACCACCACCACGGTGGCCATGGACTTCGGCCGCATCACCCTGGACCAGGACCTGATCCTGTACCTGTTCGGCACCCCCGGCCAGGACCGCTTCTGGTTCATGTGGGACGACCTGGTCCGCGGCGCGATCGGCGCCGTGGTCCTGGTGGACACCCGGCGCCTGGCCGACTGCTTCCCCGCGGTCGACTACTTCGAGAACAGCGGCCTGCCGTTCGTGATCGCGCTGAACGGCTTCGACGGCCACCAGCCGTACACGCCGGACGAGGTCCGCGAGGCGCTGCAGATCGGTCCGGACACCCCGATCATCACGACCGACGCCCGCCATCGCGGCGATGCGAAGAGCGCGCTGATCACCCTGGTCGAGCATGCGCTGATGGCACGACTCAAGTAG
- a CDS encoding fumarylacetoacetate hydrolase family protein — MRIARFSIDGNVAFGAVEDTPQGPVLDIIKGIPYADFELSGTKVPLSKVRLLPPVLPNKVVAIGRNYAEHARELGNEVPDVPVAFFKPTTSVIGSGDAIEYPSFSNELHHEAELAVVIGRMCREVPRERVKDVIFGYTCANDVTARDAQQREKQWARAKGFDTSCPLGPWVETDLDPTDLTIQATVNGEQRQLGRTSEMIRSIEDLVVHITEAMTLLPGDVILTGTPAGVGPLNVGDEVAVTIEGIGTLTNKVVKRG, encoded by the coding sequence GTGCGCATCGCCAGATTCTCCATCGACGGCAATGTCGCCTTCGGCGCGGTCGAGGACACCCCGCAGGGGCCCGTGCTCGACATCATCAAAGGCATTCCTTACGCCGACTTCGAGCTCTCCGGGACCAAGGTCCCGCTGAGCAAGGTCCGGCTGCTGCCGCCGGTGCTGCCCAACAAGGTCGTGGCCATCGGCCGCAACTACGCGGAGCACGCCAGGGAGCTCGGCAACGAGGTCCCGGACGTTCCGGTCGCCTTCTTCAAGCCCACCACCTCGGTGATCGGCTCCGGCGACGCGATCGAGTACCCCTCCTTCTCCAACGAGCTGCACCACGAGGCCGAGCTCGCCGTGGTGATCGGCCGGATGTGCCGCGAGGTCCCGCGCGAGCGCGTCAAGGACGTCATCTTCGGCTACACCTGCGCCAACGACGTCACCGCGCGCGACGCCCAGCAGCGCGAGAAGCAGTGGGCCCGGGCCAAGGGCTTCGACACCTCGTGCCCGCTCGGCCCCTGGGTGGAGACCGACCTCGACCCGACGGATCTCACGATCCAGGCGACGGTCAACGGCGAACAGCGCCAGCTGGGCCGCACCAGCGAGATGATCCGCTCCATCGAGGACCTGGTCGTCCACATCACCGAGGCCATGACGCTGCTCCCGGGCGACGTCATCCTCACGGGGACCCCGGCCGGAGTCGGCCCCCTCAACGTCGGCGACGAGGTCGCCGTCACCATCGAAGGCATCGGCACTCTCACCAACAAGGTTGTCAAGCGTGGCTAG